In one window of Nitrospirota bacterium DNA:
- a CDS encoding M23 family metallopeptidase, with translation MAGFSKLAPLMQRVPVGDFGVQMMSQQDDAYTIVIFRGTTAKPLRFSFPRAIVRKAMMVGVALIIGEILLLSQYVIQTGKVWELQEIRQELISAKEQTNAFSTAVEDLKRRVLAMKEVNEKLRVMLGIESLKPEDYLNGQGGEETPLVESSQTPVDKTDGASVDGQVAEPQTPKLSEENQLWEQDLATKVQKKIGWLQREAISQERSLEELTEAAKERWTRWGSTPSVWPVKGWVTSGFGPRISPFTGLPAIHDGLDIGAPPNAPVHAPAGGLVTVVGFDAKMGNMVAIEHGFGLETQYGHLAKAMVKQGQKVKRGDLIGLIGSSGLSTGPHLHYMIKVNERPVNPQRYILE, from the coding sequence ATGGCCGGTTTCAGTAAACTGGCCCCCTTGATGCAAAGAGTCCCTGTGGGGGACTTTGGAGTACAGATGATGAGCCAACAAGACGACGCCTATACGATCGTGATATTTCGGGGGACCACGGCGAAGCCCCTGCGCTTCAGCTTCCCCAGGGCCATCGTGCGTAAAGCGATGATGGTGGGGGTCGCGCTGATCATTGGGGAGATTCTCTTGCTCTCCCAATATGTGATTCAAACGGGCAAGGTGTGGGAATTACAGGAAATTCGGCAGGAGTTGATTAGCGCCAAGGAACAGACGAATGCTTTTTCCACGGCGGTTGAAGACCTCAAGCGCCGGGTCCTGGCCATGAAGGAAGTGAACGAAAAGCTGAGGGTCATGCTGGGCATCGAATCCTTGAAACCAGAGGACTATCTGAACGGCCAGGGTGGCGAAGAGACTCCGTTGGTTGAGAGCAGCCAGACTCCTGTCGACAAGACAGACGGGGCCTCGGTTGATGGCCAGGTTGCCGAACCCCAAACTCCCAAGCTGTCCGAAGAAAATCAACTGTGGGAACAAGACCTGGCGACAAAAGTCCAAAAGAAAATCGGCTGGTTGCAGCGCGAGGCCATCTCTCAAGAACGGTCCTTGGAAGAATTGACCGAAGCAGCCAAGGAACGTTGGACCCGCTGGGGCTCGACCCCTTCCGTCTGGCCGGTCAAGGGCTGGGTCACCTCCGGGTTCGGTCCAAGGATTTCTCCCTTCACCGGACTGCCCGCCATTCACGACGGGCTGGACATCGGCGCTCCGCCGAATGCACCGGTCCATGCCCCGGCCGGCGGCTTGGTGACGGTGGTCGGTTTCGACGCCAAGATGGGGAACATGGTGGCGATCGAGCATGGGTTTGGGCTTGAAACCCAGTACGGACACTTGGCCAAGGCTATGGTGAAGCAGGGACAGAAGGTGAAGCGAGGAGACTTGATCGGTCTGATTGGAAGCAGCGGCCTCTCAACCGGTCCTCATTTGCATTACATGATCAAAGTGAACGAACGGCCCGTCAACCCGCAGCGCTATATCCTGGAATAG
- a CDS encoding formate--tetrahydrofolate ligase, translating into MTDLEIAHPVSPRPIEQIGAMLGLRPEDLIRYGPWKAKVAPLALERLADRPLGRYVLVTAINPTPLGEGKTTTSIGLAMALSRLGRRAVVTLRQPSLGPVFGIKGGGTGGGRAQVIPMEDINLHFTGDAHAVASAHNLLSAFLDNHLFQGNSLNLDPAKIAWPRAMGISDRALRQVHLGGTEGRPGRDGEFVLTEASEIMAILALVSGAKDLRRRLGRILVGFTKEGRPVTAEELKCTGAMAVLLRDALCPNLVQTIEGTPALVHTGPFGNIAHGNSSILADQLALRTAEYVVTEAGFGSDLGAEKFFNIKCRTSGLRPAAAVVVATLRALKLHGGGGVVKAGVPLPGGLTGPNREALTRGLANLEQHLANVRTFGVPAVVAINAFKDDPADELQYVRNWALSVGAVGSAVSTHFMDGGRGAMELAKTVEAACQAPSAYQPLYQDDAPIKEKIETVARRIYGAAAVSYEPQAEAQIEQAVRLGFGEFPVCMAKTPLSLSHDAQLKGRPTGFTLPIKELRILAGAGFLTAVCSGIQLMPGLPKQPAGERMDLDPETGEIVGLS; encoded by the coding sequence GTGACTGACCTTGAAATTGCGCACCCCGTTTCCCCTCGTCCGATCGAACAGATCGGGGCCATGCTGGGGCTCCGGCCGGAGGATCTGATCCGTTACGGGCCTTGGAAAGCCAAGGTGGCCCCCTTGGCCCTTGAACGCCTGGCCGACCGTCCGTTGGGCCGCTACGTGCTCGTCACGGCCATCAACCCCACGCCGCTGGGGGAAGGCAAGACCACGACCTCGATCGGCCTGGCCATGGCCCTCTCCCGGCTCGGCCGTCGGGCTGTCGTGACGCTCAGGCAGCCGTCGCTCGGCCCGGTCTTCGGAATCAAGGGAGGCGGCACGGGAGGGGGCCGGGCGCAAGTCATTCCGATGGAGGACATCAACCTCCATTTCACCGGCGATGCCCATGCCGTCGCCTCCGCCCACAACCTCCTCTCGGCGTTCCTCGACAACCATCTGTTTCAGGGCAACAGCCTCAATCTCGATCCGGCCAAGATCGCCTGGCCGAGGGCCATGGGGATCAGCGACCGGGCCCTGCGGCAGGTCCATTTGGGAGGGACGGAGGGGCGTCCCGGACGGGACGGAGAGTTTGTCCTGACCGAGGCTTCCGAGATCATGGCGATCCTGGCCTTGGTCTCGGGAGCCAAGGATCTTCGCCGCCGCCTGGGCCGCATTCTGGTGGGCTTCACCAAAGAGGGGAGACCGGTCACTGCTGAGGAGTTGAAATGCACGGGGGCCATGGCGGTTCTTCTCCGGGACGCCCTCTGTCCCAATCTCGTCCAAACGATCGAGGGGACGCCGGCCTTGGTCCACACGGGGCCATTCGGGAACATTGCCCATGGAAACTCTTCAATCCTGGCCGACCAGTTGGCCTTGCGGACCGCCGAGTATGTGGTGACCGAAGCGGGCTTCGGGAGCGACCTGGGCGCGGAGAAGTTCTTCAACATCAAATGCCGCACATCCGGCCTGCGTCCCGCTGCGGCGGTGGTCGTGGCCACGCTTCGGGCGTTGAAACTCCACGGAGGCGGAGGGGTCGTGAAAGCGGGAGTGCCGCTGCCCGGGGGACTGACCGGTCCGAACCGGGAGGCCCTGACCAGGGGGCTGGCCAATCTGGAGCAGCATCTGGCCAACGTCCGGACGTTCGGGGTGCCGGCCGTAGTGGCGATCAATGCCTTCAAGGACGATCCGGCCGATGAGTTGCAGTATGTGCGGAACTGGGCCCTCTCGGTCGGCGCGGTGGGCTCGGCCGTCTCTACCCACTTCATGGACGGAGGCCGGGGGGCCATGGAGTTGGCCAAGACGGTCGAGGCGGCCTGCCAGGCTCCATCCGCCTACCAGCCCTTGTATCAGGACGACGCGCCGATCAAAGAGAAGATCGAGACGGTGGCCAGGCGCATCTACGGGGCGGCGGCGGTGTCCTACGAGCCGCAGGCCGAGGCCCAGATCGAGCAGGCGGTGCGGCTGGGTTTCGGGGAGTTCCCGGTCTGCATGGCCAAGACGCCCTTGTCCCTGTCGCACGACGCCCAGTTGAAGGGGCGGCCGACCGGGTTCACCCTGCCGATCAAGGAACTGCGCATCCTGGCCGGGGCCGGGTTCCTGACGGCGGTCTGTTCGGGAATTCAACTGATGCCGGGCTTGCCGAAACAGCCGGCCGGCGAACGGATGGACCTGGACCCGGAGACGGGGGAGATCGTGGGATTATCGTGA
- the hflC gene encoding protease modulator HflC yields MSRQNMIVGVIGVILLLFVLGASPVFIVDITQTAIVVQLGKPVRNITTPGLEVKVPFIQEVTYFDKRLLDYDSSAQEVITQDKKTILIDNFAKWRITDPLKVYQAFQTQRGALRRLDDIIYSELRVEVGRHDLSDIVSKTRSEVMSLVTQRANEKAAVYGIEIQDVRIKRADLPEQNEKAVFARMQAERERQAKQYRAEGAEEAQKIRSEAEKDREIILAGAYKTSEELRGEGDAKAFKLYATAYRQDPKFFEFTRTMEAYKKSFKENSTIVMSPDSEFFKYLKQR; encoded by the coding sequence ATGAGCAGACAGAATATGATCGTCGGCGTGATCGGGGTCATCCTCCTGCTGTTCGTGCTGGGCGCCTCGCCGGTCTTCATCGTGGACATCACCCAGACGGCGATCGTCGTCCAGCTCGGCAAGCCGGTGCGGAACATCACCACCCCAGGCCTGGAGGTCAAGGTGCCCTTCATCCAGGAGGTCACCTACTTCGACAAGCGGCTGCTGGACTACGATTCGTCCGCCCAGGAAGTCATCACCCAGGACAAGAAGACGATCCTGATCGACAACTTCGCCAAGTGGCGGATCACCGACCCCTTGAAGGTCTACCAGGCCTTCCAGACCCAGCGCGGGGCTCTGCGCCGGTTGGACGACATCATCTATTCCGAGCTGCGGGTGGAAGTCGGACGCCACGACCTTTCCGACATCGTGTCCAAGACCCGCTCCGAGGTGATGTCGCTGGTGACGCAGCGGGCCAACGAGAAGGCGGCGGTCTACGGGATCGAGATTCAGGACGTGCGGATCAAGCGGGCGGACCTGCCAGAGCAGAACGAAAAGGCGGTTTTCGCCCGCATGCAGGCCGAGCGGGAACGGCAGGCCAAGCAGTATCGGGCCGAGGGGGCCGAGGAGGCGCAGAAGATCCGGTCCGAGGCGGAAAAAGACCGGGAAATCATCCTGGCCGGCGCCTACAAGACGTCGGAAGAGCTGCGCGGCGAGGGGGATGCGAAGGCGTTCAAACTCTACGCGACAGCCTACCGGCAGGACCCGAAGTTCTTCGAATTCACCCGCACGATGGAAGCCTACAAGAAGAGCTTCAAAGAGAACTCCACGATCGTCATGAGCCCCGACTCGGAATTCTTCAAGTACCTGAAGCAGCGCTGA
- the hflK gene encoding FtsH protease activity modulator HflK produces MVWDPKDPWGKKQDPVDDLLRQAKEKLGPGLPIKGLSPILLAAAAVFLVWQGTYIVAPDEEGVVKRFGDIVRSEGPGPHMKIPLIETVERPKVEKLHRLEIGFRTDRQGRQQMIPKEALMLTGDENILGVEFIVQYKIKNAKDYLFRVDEIEETIQKAAEAAMREVVGKSKIDEALTSGKAQIQQDTQTLLQGILDQYQAGVQIAAVQLQDVDPPEAVVAAFKDVASAKEDREKLINQSQGYRNDIIPKAKGEAAQIVNQAKGYAQARITRAEGEANRFTKTLKEYEQAKDIISKRIYIETMEDVMPGVEKIILDGKAGDRMLPYLPLDKSHKPPKAAAEEKKP; encoded by the coding sequence ATGGTCTGGGATCCCAAAGACCCCTGGGGCAAGAAGCAAGACCCGGTGGACGACCTGCTGCGGCAGGCGAAGGAAAAGCTCGGCCCAGGTTTGCCGATCAAGGGCCTCAGCCCCATCCTGCTGGCGGCCGCCGCCGTATTCCTGGTCTGGCAGGGCACCTACATCGTGGCCCCGGACGAAGAAGGAGTCGTCAAACGCTTCGGCGACATCGTCCGGAGCGAAGGCCCGGGCCCGCACATGAAGATTCCCCTCATCGAGACAGTCGAGCGCCCCAAGGTGGAAAAACTGCACCGGCTGGAGATCGGCTTCCGCACGGACCGGCAGGGCCGCCAGCAGATGATCCCCAAAGAAGCCCTGATGCTGACGGGGGACGAGAACATCCTGGGCGTGGAGTTCATCGTCCAGTACAAGATCAAGAACGCCAAGGACTACCTGTTCCGGGTGGATGAAATCGAAGAGACGATCCAGAAGGCCGCCGAGGCCGCCATGCGCGAGGTGGTCGGCAAGAGCAAGATCGACGAGGCCCTGACCAGCGGCAAGGCGCAGATCCAGCAGGACACCCAAACGCTGCTCCAGGGCATCCTGGACCAGTATCAGGCCGGGGTCCAGATCGCCGCCGTCCAATTGCAAGACGTCGATCCCCCCGAGGCGGTCGTGGCCGCGTTCAAGGACGTGGCCAGCGCCAAGGAGGACCGGGAGAAGCTCATCAACCAGTCCCAGGGCTACCGCAACGACATCATTCCCAAGGCCAAGGGCGAGGCGGCCCAGATCGTGAACCAGGCCAAGGGCTATGCGCAGGCCCGCATCACCCGCGCGGAAGGCGAAGCCAACCGCTTCACCAAGACGCTGAAGGAATACGAGCAGGCTAAGGACATCATCAGCAAGCGGATCTACATCGAAACGATGGAAGACGTGATGCCGGGGGTCGAAAAGATCATTCTCGACGGGAAGGCGGGGGACCGGATGCTCCCCTACCTGCCGCTGGACAAGAGCCACAAGCCGCCCAAAGCGGCGGCGGAAGAGAAGAAGCCATGA
- a CDS encoding inorganic phosphate transporter, protein MEPSLLAFLLVAALAFANGANDVSKAIATLVGSGITDYRTAIFWGTAWTVIGAGASAWIATAMVKTFSAGLIQPGLAIPVSATLAVMSGAMAWVLIASRTGLPVSTTHALTGAIVGTGTIAFGSAGLIWPAIIGKIALPLLVSPVLALTLSVLLHPLIRRVAARWEGACLCLMPAQRALVAIDERGATRILFRASNFGQPIAAVPSQCERAGLSGLVIGLDSVHWLSSGLASLARGANDAPKIVAMLLLGSATSVWPNQRMQVLAFAAVTLAMGAGSYLGGLRVTEVLAEKVTKMDHAEGLSANVTTSSLVLVSASMGLPVSTTHVSGSAIIGIGLLKGRQAVRWTTVRDMVLAWIVTLPAAGLLAGLAYLILTAIF, encoded by the coding sequence ATGGAGCCCTCCCTCCTCGCGTTCCTGCTCGTCGCCGCCTTGGCCTTCGCCAACGGTGCCAACGATGTCTCCAAAGCCATTGCCACCCTGGTTGGAAGCGGCATCACCGACTACCGGACCGCCATCTTCTGGGGCACGGCCTGGACCGTGATCGGCGCCGGGGCCTCCGCCTGGATTGCCACGGCCATGGTCAAGACCTTCAGCGCCGGTCTGATCCAACCAGGGTTAGCCATTCCGGTATCGGCGACGCTCGCCGTGATGAGCGGGGCCATGGCCTGGGTCCTGATTGCCTCGCGCACCGGCCTGCCCGTTTCCACCACTCACGCCCTCACCGGCGCCATCGTCGGCACGGGAACCATCGCCTTCGGTTCCGCCGGCCTCATTTGGCCAGCCATCATCGGCAAGATCGCGCTGCCTTTGTTAGTGAGTCCCGTGCTGGCGCTCACCCTGTCGGTGCTGCTCCATCCATTGATCCGGAGGGTGGCCGCGCGATGGGAAGGGGCCTGCCTGTGCCTGATGCCGGCCCAACGGGCGCTGGTGGCCATCGACGAGCGAGGCGCCACCAGAATCCTGTTCCGAGCCTCAAATTTCGGCCAACCGATCGCCGCAGTACCCTCGCAATGCGAGCGGGCCGGCTTGTCCGGACTCGTGATCGGCCTCGACAGCGTCCACTGGCTGTCCAGCGGGTTGGCGTCGTTAGCGCGCGGCGCGAACGACGCGCCCAAGATCGTCGCCATGTTGCTGTTGGGCAGCGCCACGTCCGTCTGGCCAAACCAGCGGATGCAGGTCCTGGCTTTCGCCGCCGTGACGCTGGCGATGGGGGCGGGCAGCTACCTCGGCGGACTCCGGGTCACCGAGGTTCTGGCCGAGAAGGTGACAAAAATGGACCACGCTGAAGGCCTCTCGGCGAACGTCACAACGTCATCGCTGGTCCTGGTGTCGGCATCCATGGGCTTGCCCGTCTCCACGACCCACGTGAGCGGGTCGGCGATCATCGGCATCGGCTTGCTGAAAGGCCGGCAGGCCGTCCGCTGGACGACGGTCCGCGACATGGTCTTGGCCTGGATCGTCACCCTGCCTGCCGCAGGGCTGCTCGCCGGTCTGGCCTATCTCATCCTGACCGCCATCTTCTAG
- a CDS encoding radical SAM/Cys-rich domain protein, producing MGLSLLARQSQLAPAATQLRILADTDACPPFDDRLDQAGLAPLHAAGITVFQVNLGKLCNQTCRHCHVDAGPDRQESMSRETADLCLGALANTDIPTVDITGGAPELNPNFRRIVEEAKALGRHVMDRCNLTVLLLPSQADLAHFLARHQVEVVASLPYYRPSQTDAQRGDGVFEKSIRALQLLNRLGYGIEGSGLTLNLVHNPVGAFLPPKQEATETQFKRELKRAHGLDFNRLYTITNMPISRFLEFLIESGNYEGYMERLANAFNPAAAAGVMCRYTLSVGWDGTLYDCDFNQMLDLPIAHGAPRHIRDFDAARLHHRRIVTGNHCYGCTAGSGSSCGGSVT from the coding sequence ATGGGCCTGAGCCTCCTCGCCAGACAGAGCCAGCTCGCCCCGGCCGCCACACAACTGCGCATCCTCGCGGACACGGATGCCTGCCCGCCCTTCGACGATCGCCTCGACCAAGCCGGCTTGGCTCCGCTGCACGCAGCCGGGATCACGGTCTTTCAGGTCAACCTGGGGAAGCTCTGCAACCAGACCTGCCGGCACTGCCACGTGGACGCTGGTCCGGACCGGCAGGAAAGCATGTCGCGCGAAACCGCCGACCTCTGCCTCGGCGCGCTGGCCAACACCGACATTCCGACGGTGGACATCACCGGCGGCGCGCCGGAACTGAACCCGAACTTCCGCCGGATCGTGGAAGAGGCCAAGGCCCTGGGCCGGCATGTGATGGACCGCTGCAACCTCACGGTGCTGCTGCTGCCGTCACAGGCCGACCTGGCCCATTTCCTGGCCCGGCACCAGGTCGAAGTCGTCGCCTCCCTGCCCTACTATCGGCCGTCCCAAACCGACGCCCAGCGGGGCGACGGAGTCTTCGAGAAGTCCATCCGCGCCCTGCAGCTCCTCAACCGGCTGGGCTATGGAATCGAGGGGAGCGGCCTCACCCTCAACCTGGTGCACAACCCGGTCGGGGCGTTCCTGCCGCCGAAGCAGGAGGCGACCGAGACTCAGTTCAAGCGCGAACTCAAGCGGGCGCACGGTCTGGACTTCAACCGTCTGTATACGATCACCAACATGCCCATCAGCCGCTTTCTGGAATTCCTCATCGAGAGCGGCAACTACGAAGGCTACATGGAGCGGCTGGCCAACGCCTTCAATCCGGCGGCCGCAGCCGGCGTCATGTGCCGCTACACCCTTTCGGTGGGCTGGGACGGCACGCTCTACGACTGCGACTTCAACCAGATGCTGGACCTGCCGATCGCGCACGGGGCGCCGCGACACATCCGGGACTTCGATGCCGCGCGGCTCCATCATCGCCGGATCGTGACCGGCAACCACTGCTACGGCTGCACCGCCGGCTCCGGTTCGTCCTGCGGCGGGTCGGTAACGTAG
- a CDS encoding methyltransferase domain-containing protein → MEISLMPLSSTEELMADKTITQHVSERYARAAATGEQMCCPTGYDFADLRRFVPDEVLKISYGCGTPAGLNSVQPGEMVLDIGSGGGIDCFEASRRVGPTGKVIGLDMTDTMLAIARRNAPIVATNLGYATTNVEFRKGMAETMPVEGGTIDLIISNCVINLAPDKRKVFREMYRVLKPGGRFTISDIVADQTVPQYLIHDREKWGNCLSGALPVCDYVGGMVEAGFLGVHQVKFLPWQVIDGIHFLSVTLTGYKLPQTEGQQDGRFATLLGPFSRAVDELGQVYQRGVPQAVSARTARLLNAPPFEGLFLLSEAPVSLTQSDPRLLAILPDQAPCVWKGHFALFTGPFLEVCDDDQHRYYRGQPMEICSKTLAVLGHEAYAGNFAVINRSQSSVSGTEVSCAPGGSCC, encoded by the coding sequence ATGGAGATATCTTTAATGCCTTTGTCGAGTACCGAGGAGCTTATGGCTGACAAGACAATCACCCAGCACGTCAGCGAGCGCTATGCCAGGGCCGCGGCCACGGGCGAGCAGATGTGCTGCCCGACCGGCTATGACTTTGCGGACCTGCGCCGCTTCGTCCCGGACGAAGTCCTGAAGATTTCCTACGGCTGCGGCACGCCGGCCGGGTTGAACAGCGTGCAGCCGGGCGAGATGGTGCTCGACATCGGCTCGGGCGGCGGGATCGACTGTTTTGAAGCCTCCCGACGCGTCGGCCCGACGGGCAAGGTCATCGGCCTGGACATGACCGATACGATGCTGGCGATCGCCCGCCGCAATGCGCCGATCGTCGCGACGAACCTGGGCTATGCGACGACCAACGTGGAGTTTCGCAAGGGGATGGCCGAGACCATGCCGGTGGAGGGTGGCACGATCGACCTGATCATCTCCAACTGCGTGATCAACCTGGCGCCGGACAAGCGCAAGGTCTTCCGCGAGATGTACCGGGTGCTCAAGCCGGGGGGCCGCTTTACGATCTCCGACATTGTGGCCGACCAGACCGTGCCTCAATATCTGATCCACGACCGGGAAAAATGGGGCAACTGCCTCTCCGGCGCCCTGCCGGTCTGCGACTATGTCGGCGGGATGGTGGAGGCGGGGTTCCTGGGCGTACACCAGGTCAAGTTCCTGCCCTGGCAAGTGATCGACGGCATTCACTTCCTCTCCGTCACCTTGACCGGCTACAAGCTGCCGCAGACGGAGGGGCAGCAGGACGGCCGATTTGCCACGTTGTTGGGCCCCTTCAGCCGGGCGGTGGACGAACTGGGCCAGGTCTACCAGCGGGGGGTACCGCAAGCCGTTTCGGCCAGGACCGCCCGGTTGCTGAACGCGCCGCCGTTCGAGGGTTTGTTTCTGTTGTCCGAGGCCCCTGTGTCGCTGACTCAGTCCGATCCGCGACTCCTGGCGATCCTGCCGGACCAGGCCCCCTGCGTGTGGAAGGGCCATTTCGCCCTGTTCACCGGCCCGTTTCTGGAAGTCTGCGACGACGACCAACATCGCTATTACCGGGGCCAGCCGATGGAAATTTGCTCGAAGACGCTCGCGGTGCTCGGGCACGAGGCCTATGCGGGCAACTTCGCCGTCATCAACCGATCACAATCCTCCGTCAGTGGCACTGAAGTCTCCTGCGCCCCTGGCGGGAGCTGTTGCTAA
- a CDS encoding heavy metal-responsive transcriptional regulator: MATEHTIGQLAKVVGVNIQTVRYYERLKLLAPSARKSSGYRLYGPSEVARLRFIKNAQALGFTLQEIGELLSLRVRSTARCGDVQRKAQAKLKQVEAKVRDLRALAKALRVLVRACRAGQPTDRCPILHSLERTRRHNDGKPNAADRLRAAGIGQP, from the coding sequence ATGGCGACGGAGCACACGATTGGGCAATTGGCAAAGGTGGTCGGGGTCAATATCCAGACGGTGCGGTACTACGAACGTCTGAAGCTGCTGGCCCCGTCCGCTCGGAAATCATCTGGTTATCGGCTGTATGGCCCTTCTGAAGTCGCTCGTCTGCGGTTCATCAAGAACGCCCAGGCGCTGGGTTTTACGCTGCAGGAGATCGGCGAACTGCTGAGCCTGCGGGTCAGGTCCACCGCCCGCTGCGGCGATGTGCAGCGGAAGGCGCAGGCTAAGTTGAAGCAAGTGGAGGCCAAGGTGCGAGACTTGCGGGCTCTGGCCAAAGCCCTGCGCGTATTGGTTCGGGCCTGCCGGGCTGGCCAGCCTACCGACCGGTGTCCGATTCTACACAGTCTCGAACGGACAAGGAGGCACAACGATGGCAAGCCCAACGCGGCTGATCGTTTGAGAGCCGCCGGCATCGGCCAGCCGTAA
- the merF gene encoding mercury resistance system transport protein MerF yields the protein MNAKRLVVFGLAGTGLTAICCFTPILVGLLGLVGLGAVTGYLDYVLLPALTVFLGLALYGLSRRDQEDGSLCCKGKEQARFGRTEHDD from the coding sequence TTGAACGCGAAACGCCTTGTGGTGTTCGGATTAGCAGGGACAGGCTTGACGGCCATCTGCTGTTTCACGCCGATTCTGGTAGGGCTGCTGGGGTTGGTCGGGCTGGGAGCGGTCACCGGCTATCTGGACTATGTGTTGCTCCCTGCCCTGACCGTCTTTCTTGGTCTGGCCCTGTATGGTTTGTCGCGGCGCGATCAGGAGGATGGCTCTCTCTGCTGTAAAGGCAAAGAACAGGCAAGATTTGGAAGGACTGAACACGATGACTGA
- a CDS encoding carboxymuconolactone decarboxylase family protein, whose translation MVCRGAIRRMALSAVKAKNRQDLEGLNTMTDERKEIQSDDEQLFAELRRLSPKVTGGLLRMRQEAYRDGTVAAKYKLLAAMAISIAIRCEPCIRAYVRMACEKGITQNELIEFLEVAMTMQGCPGEEWALTAYQAYKECVSGTPSNERSSCCAP comes from the coding sequence ATGGTTTGTCGCGGCGCGATCAGGAGGATGGCTCTCTCTGCTGTAAAGGCAAAGAACAGGCAAGATTTGGAAGGACTGAACACGATGACTGATGAGAGGAAAGAGATACAATCGGATGACGAACAGTTGTTCGCGGAGTTGCGCCGTCTGAGTCCGAAAGTCACCGGTGGCCTGTTGCGCATGCGGCAGGAAGCCTATCGGGACGGGACGGTTGCGGCGAAATATAAGTTGTTGGCGGCGATGGCGATCTCCATCGCCATACGTTGTGAACCCTGCATCCGGGCCTACGTGCGGATGGCGTGCGAGAAAGGCATCACGCAAAACGAGTTGATCGAGTTTCTCGAAGTGGCCATGACCATGCAAGGCTGTCCCGGCGAAGAGTGGGCCTTGACCGCGTACCAAGCGTATAAGGAATGCGTGAGTGGCACACCGTCGAACGAGAGGTCTTCGTGCTGCGCGCCGTGA
- a CDS encoding 4-oxalocrotonate tautomerase family protein has product MPLAQLKGLSGFLSAEQKGELIRKVTDAIVSVEGEGLRPVTWVIIDEIPSGEWGVGGTPVTTDALKKMAAQGT; this is encoded by the coding sequence ATGCCACTGGCACAATTGAAAGGGCTCAGCGGGTTTTTGAGCGCGGAGCAGAAAGGCGAACTGATTCGGAAAGTCACGGACGCCATCGTGTCGGTCGAAGGCGAAGGCCTGCGACCGGTGACCTGGGTCATCATCGACGAGATTCCTTCGGGCGAATGGGGCGTGGGCGGCACACCCGTCACGACCGACGCGCTGAAGAAGATGGCCGCGCAAGGCACGTAA
- a CDS encoding carboxymuconolactone decarboxylase family protein yields MQCQIHTKETAPEASRATLDATAKQYGFLPNLFGVLAESPAAVQAYAAINKALEQSTLSPVEQQVVALTVSTTNDCAYCVGAHSTVAHMVHMPQDVLAALREQRPLPDKKLDALRTLVLSIMDHRGWVPEGDLERFTAAGYTGRHVLDVITLLALKTLSNYVNHIVQTPLDPQFASQAWSAKGASAA; encoded by the coding sequence ATGCAGTGCCAGATTCATACGAAAGAGACGGCTCCCGAGGCGTCGCGCGCGACGCTCGACGCGACGGCGAAGCAATACGGGTTTCTGCCCAATTTGTTCGGAGTGCTCGCGGAATCGCCGGCGGCGGTGCAGGCCTATGCGGCCATCAACAAGGCCCTTGAGCAGAGCACGCTGTCTCCCGTGGAACAGCAGGTGGTGGCGCTGACGGTCAGCACCACCAACGACTGCGCCTATTGTGTCGGGGCGCACTCCACGGTGGCGCACATGGTGCACATGCCCCAGGACGTGCTCGCGGCATTGCGCGAGCAGCGACCGCTACCCGACAAGAAACTCGATGCACTCCGCACCCTGGTGCTGTCGATCATGGATCATCGGGGATGGGTGCCGGAGGGGGACCTCGAGCGCTTTACGGCGGCGGGGTACACCGGGCGACATGTTTTGGACGTCATCACGCTCCTTGCGCTCAAGACCTTGAGCAATTATGTGAATCACATCGTCCAGACGCCGCTTGATCCGCAGTTTGCGTCGCAAGCCTGGAGTGCCAAGGGCGCCTCGGCCGCCTGA
- a CDS encoding DUF2282 domain-containing protein codes for MPELPSGWEACGGVAKAGMNDCAVKTSLHACVGMAKKDGEPDSYVFLPKGLCAKISNGAVLAITKQDMADMKAKMMKKM; via the coding sequence ATGCCGGAATTGCCCTCCGGGTGGGAAGCATGCGGAGGCGTTGCCAAGGCCGGGATGAACGATTGCGCGGTCAAGACCAGCCTCCATGCCTGCGTGGGGATGGCCAAGAAGGACGGGGAACCCGATTCCTACGTGTTCTTGCCGAAAGGGTTGTGCGCGAAGATCTCGAACGGCGCCGTGCTGGCCATCACGAAGCAGGATATGGCCGACATGAAAGCGAAGATGATGAAGAAGATGTAG